In the genome of Bacillota bacterium, the window CCGGAAACAGTATCTCCGCAGGCTCTTTAGCGCAGTCTGTTCGGGAATCGAATGATAAGCGCCGTGCCTTGAAGCGGCTCTCGGAGCTGCGCAAACGTGATCCTGTAGTCATTAGCGGTAAGGATTGCCTGCTCATTGAACAGATTGCCATGTATGATGATGTAGCCAGGTTTACGGCCAAGGTCAATGAACTTTGCGATGAACTGGAGAAGAGATTGGAAAGCGGCGTAGGAATCTTTCCTGCCGGGACTCCCAGGGTGATTGTCACCGGTACGCCAATGGCTATCCCTAATTGGAAAGTGCCGCATATCATAGAAAGTAGCGGTGCGGTCATGGTTGCCGAAGAAATGTGCACCGGAATGCGTTATTTTGAAAATGAGGTGTCTGAACAAGGAACGGATATTGATTCCATAATAAATAACGTTGCTGAAAGGTATTTAGGAACTAATTGTGCCGTTTTTACTCCCAATACCGGGCGTATGGAACGTTTAACAGAACTGGTAAAAGAATACCGGGCAGATGGAGTGATACATTGTGCCCTCTCATTTTGCAATCCTTATGCGGTGGAGGCAAACCGGGTAGAACAGGTTTTAAGGCAACAGGGCATTCCCCTTCTAAAAATTGAAACTGGATATGACCAGGAAGATGCGGGGCAATTGAAGACAAGAGTGGAAGCATTCGTGGAAATGATTAAGGAGTAGATTCTATTGTATGCCGGATTAGACATGGGGTCCAGGACTATAGGTTTTGTGGTACTTTCCGGTGACCGGATTGTAGTGTCAAAACTTGAAGATACGGGCTTTGAGCCCATTAAGACTGCAACAGGCTTATTAACTGGAAATTACAACGATATTGTTGCCACGGGATACGGAAGACATGCTGCGGCTGCGAATTTCGACAGCCGGGTAGTAACCGAAATAAAGGCCCATGCTCTGGGAGCTGCCTTCCTATTTAACGGTGCCCGAACTGTTTTGGATATTGGCGGACAGGATACTAAAGTTATTTTAATGGATGAGAAAGCTTCGGTAATTGACTTTCAAATGAATGATAAATGTTCCGCGGGCACCGGAAAGTTTTTAGAAGTGATGTCAGAAGCCATGGGCCATACGCATGTATCAGAATTTGGCAAAGAAGCCCTCATGGGGAGCGGTGGTGTGAAAATAAGCAGTATGTGCACTGTCTTTGCCGAATCAGAAGCGGTATCATTAGTGCACAGAGGAGCTAAACGAGAGGATATTGGCCTTGCCCTGCACTCTTCGGCGGTTGATAAAGCAGCCGGTATGCTGAAGCGGATAGGTTTTAAAACACCATTGGTTTTTACCGGTGGAGTGGCAAAGAATCCTTGTATTGTTAAATTATTAAGTGAGAGGCTGGGTGTGGAGATTTTTGTGCCGCGGGAGCCTCAATTAGTGGGAGCGCTCGGAGCGGCATTAAGCGGAAGTCCCTAGCAATTGCAATAGGCTTATAGGGGGGACAGGCACTTTTTTAAATCTTAAAAAGGTGCCTGTCCCCTTTTTGCTTTTCAGATGTTAGTTAAACCTTTAGTCGCCACAGTTCTAAGGTTGTTTTCTTGGACAAGCGGGGGGACTTTAATATATAATGAGTAATTAACTGGTATTTTTTCCTATCCGGGGGTTGTCATGGTTTATAACAAAATGCACAGGCGCAAAAGTAAAGGGCTATGGCAGAGCCTGATGCTGGTTTTTTTGTTTGCGCTGGCTGCTTTCATAATTTTTAAGTCCCCTCTGTTTGAAGTAGAGCGGATAGATGTGCGGGGTAACCGGCAGGTAAATACGGAAAGAATTATTGCTGCATCCGGACTCCATACGGGGGTCAATATTTTTAAGGTTAATCTAAAGAAAGCGCAGTTAAACCTTAGCATTTTACCTGTTTTTCAAGATGTCCTCCTCAAAAGGGGGTTTCCCGATCGTATAATAATTGACGTTAAAGAGAGGACGCCGGTGGCCCTTCTGCCTGATAATGACGGTTTCATGAAGATTGATGGGGAGAAAATATATATACAGCAGAGTCAGAAAGTTTCAAAAGAGCTACCGGTTATAACGGGTATTGACATTACGGCTTCCGGTCCGGGTAAAGCAGTCAGTGGAAAAGGGATTGACGCTGCTTTGCAGGTAGTTCAGGAGTTGCCGCAAGAGTTAATTGGGATTCTTTCCGAGGTGCATTATCAGGATAACGGCTCTTTTGTTCTGTACACTGTGGAAGGTGATCAATGTCGTTTGGGAATCCCCGTGGAGGTAAAATCCAAGGGGAATATGTTCCTCCAAGTACTTCATGAACTGGAGGGAACTCACCAACGAATAGAATACGTTGATCTATCTTTTACCGGCTCCCCGGTGGTAAAATATAAGAGTGAAAGTGATTAAGTAAATGGAAATTTTCCGGGGGGAAAATTATGCCAAATAAGTCTGCTTTTATAGTGTTGTCTCTGGCTTGCGTTATAGTGGGCTTTTTTATAGCTACGCAACTTAAGATAGTATGGGATGCAGATGACCCTTTACGGCTGCGTAACTTGGACAGGCCTCGTGCTTTAGCTGCTGAGATTGAGGCAGCCAAGAAACATAACGAAAGGTTGCAAAGGGAAGTAGAAAGAATGCGCAGCGAATTGGATAAGGCGATGGCGGGACAGCGGCTTGTTAATTCAAAGAATAAATTAGATAGAATTCGGGCCTTTGCCGGTTTAGCCGAATTAGAGGGCCCCGGGGTAAAGGTTACTTTAAACGACAGTCAGGAAACTATCAAACCCGGTGATGACCCAAACTTATACGTTCTGCACGATGAAGATGTAATCAAGGTGTTAAATGAACTTAAAGCTGCCGGGGCCGAAGCTATTTCCATGAATGAACAAAGGGTTATTTTTAATACGGAAGTCCGTTGTATTGGACCTACGGTATTGATGAACAAAAGTGCTCGTTTAAGTCCTCCCTTCGTGATAAAGGCTATTGGTGATAATGATACCCTATTTAGTGCCTTGAAAATGAAGGGTGGGGTGATTGATTCCCTCAAATGGTGGGGTATTGAGGTTAAGGTAGAAAAAGTTGAAAAGGTAACGGTTCCGCCCTATGAAGGTGGGATAAGTTTTAATTATGCTAAGCCGGCTCAGTAGCCGGAATTCGGAGTGATTTTTTATGGCTAAACGTTCTATATTTGCTTCTATATCCTTAGTAGCTATAGTTCTGGGGCTATTACTTGCAGTGCAGTTCCGGGTTTCCAATAATTTCCCTAATGGTATTCCCAGAGAAAGAACTCAGGAATTAGCCGGTGAGTTGCGGCAGTTAACGGGTGAAAACGAAACATTACAAAAGGAAATATATGATTTAAAACTTAAGCTGGAACAGGTTAATGCAGGCCGGCAGCAGGCCGTCCAAGCTATACAAAGTGAACTTGATAAAGCAAAAATTGCTGCGGGTATTATTACAGTCACAGGGCCTGGTGTGGAAGTGATTTTAGATAATCCTCAAGGGTTTGACCCGACACTACCGGCCGAACTTTCTATTATCAGGGATGATGATCTTTTAAAAGTGGTCAATGAGCTTCGGGCCGCCGGAACTGAGGCCTTGTCTTTAAATGGCCATCGCATTACGCCCATCACTGAAATAAGGTTAGCCGGTTCATTTATTAATGTGAATACCAAAAGGGTGGTTCCTCCGTACCAGATACTGGCAATTGGGGACCCGGATGCTATGGAGGAGGCTCTAACTCTACCCGGGGGCCTTTTGGATTACCTGGGTGGTGATCTGGGTATAGAGATAAAAATAAAGAAGCATGAGGAATTAACGGTGCCTGCTTATTCCGGGGACCTGGAATTAAATTATGCTAAACAGACTTAAAACCTCTTAAAAAGAAGGTGAGGAATATGTGGGTAGGCATTGTTCTGGCTCTGGTCGGGGTTGGTATTGGGGTTTTGATTGGGCTGAATGTGCCTCTTGTTTTACCCAAGGCTTACGCTGTGTATACCTCGGTGGCTGTTCTCGCTGCCATGGATTCCGTGCTGGGTGGCATTAGAACCGCCATCGAGGATAAGTTTGATCACATTATATTCACCACGGGTTTTTTTACTAACGCAATGCTGGCTGCCGGTTTGGTTTTTGTGGGGGAAAGATTGGGAATAGATTTATATCTAGCTGCCGTGGTGGCTTTTGGGGTACGTCTCTTTCAAAATGTATCATTAATTAGAAGACATCTACTAAAAAAATAAATTTTTACCTTGTTCATAGAGGGAAATTGTTCCTTACGTTGAAGTTTACAAATTAAGTAAGCATATGCGAGGGGATGGCTTTTGGCCAGAAAAAGGAGAGACATTGCCGTACTTTTGGATATTGGTACTGCGCGTATATCTATTGCCGTTACCAAATTTGGCCCGGGAAAATCTTTTGAAATCTTGGCCCAGATTGAGTCCCCATCTTTAGGTGTGCGTAAAGGAGTAATAATTGACATCCGCTCCGTTGCCCGAATCATTAAAAACTTGATGGCCGATGCGCGAGAAAAATCGAATATAAGTCTACCTGAAAGAATATGTGCCGTATTTTCCGGAACGGGTATTAAAGTAAAAGATTATCATTTGCAAAAAGACCTTGGATGCCGTCGCCATGTGTCGGCCGGTGATGTGTCAAAGTTATTAAACAAGGTAAATGAACAATTTAACCCGGAGGGCTTGACACAATTACATATATTACCACTGCAATACTCTCTGGACGGACATTTGGTTTCCTCTGCCGAAGGAAAGATCGGGCAGAACCTAGAAGTTGATGTTCGCCTGGTTTTGGCCGGTAATGAGTCCGTTCAGTATATTTATGATGCTGTCCGGTTAGCCGGGATGCGTTTACGTAAAGTAGTATTTAGTCCTCTAGTTCAGTCCCCGCTTTTAGTTAATGGTGCTGAGACGGAATTAGGCTGCATTTTAGTGGACTTGGGAGCCGAAACTACTACGGTTTCATCCTTTAAATATGGTACATTGAGAGATGCTTTGGTATTGCCGGTGGGGATGGAGCATGTAGTGGGTGACTTGGCGGTGGGGCTGCGTACCACTTTAAAAGCAGCCGGAGAATTGCTACAATCCTTTGGTTTACATTCTCATCAATATGAAGAATCTCTTGTTATTTCCATCATTAATGCAAGACTGGAAGAGATTTATGAATTAATTAAACAATCAATTCATTCCATGAATTTTACAGGATTAATACCTGGTGGTGTAAAATTAACCGGAGGGGGAGCAATGTTTCCCGGTATGGCGGAACATTTGTCCCAATACTTGGAACTACAGGTGCTTTCGATTCCTCCCTACGTTTCTGTTCCCGGTTCAGATAAGTGCAGTGTTTCCCTTGCCGGATTGGCGGGGTATTGCTGTAATTACGGGATACCGGGTTTTCTTCATGCAGCTGATGGGTTTGAAAGCTTATCAAATAATTGCGGGTATACTAGAAGGAGGATGGTATGATGCTCGATTTTGAAATGGAGATGGATCAATTTGCAAATATAAAGGTGATTGGAGTAGGGGGCGGCGGAAATAATGCCGTGAACAGAATGATAAATTCCGGGCTCAAGGGCGTGGAATTTATCGCTGTGAATACGGATGCCCAAGCACTGCAAATGGCGCTGGCCAGTAATAAAATACAGGTAGGTTCGAAGCTAACCAAGGGACTGGGGGCCGGCGCAAATCCTGAAATAGGGCAAAAGGCGGCGGAGGAAAGCAGAGATGAGATTGAGCAGGTACTGCGCGGGGCAGATATGGTTTTTGTTACCGCCGGCATGGGCGGTGGCACCGGCACAGGGGCTGCGCCCGTGGTAGCTGAAGTGGCTAAAGAAGTAGGCGCCTTAACCGTGGGCGTTGTTACCAAACCTTTCACTTTTGAAGGACGTAAGCGGATGAACCAGGCTGAGACGGGAATTGAGGAATTAAAAAATAAAGTCGATACTCTAATTACTATTCCCAATGACAGGCTATTGCAGGTAGTGGAAAAGCATACCTCCATCGTGGAGGCTTTTAGAATTGCGGACGATGTGCTACGGCAAGGTGTGCAGGGCATATCAGATCTGATTGCCGTTCCTGGCTTGATAAACTTGGATTTTGCTGATGTTAAGACAATTATGAAGGAAACAGGATCTGCGCTGATGGGCATTGGCTCAGCAAGTGGAGACAACCGGGCTGTTGAAGCTGCAAGGTTAGCCATATCAAGTCCCCTGTTGGAAACTTCTATCGAAGGCGCCCGTGGTGTACTTTTAAATATGACAGGCGGAGGTTCTCTGGGACTTTTCGAGGTGAACGAAGCAGCAGAGATTATTTCACAGGCTGCTGACTCGGAAGCAAACATTATTTTCGGAGCTGTTATAGATGAGCAAATGGATGAGGAAGTAAGAGTAACGGTAATTGCCACCGGCTTTGAGGAACAAAAGCCCATGGTTAAGAGAACGGAAAAGAGCGATCGTGACGTTGAAATAAAACCTTTCGCCAATAATGATGATCTAGACATACCTGCATTTTTACGGCGGCGTTAAAAGCAAAAGATAAAAAGGGGACAGGCTACTTTTTTGTGTTTGAAAAAGTAGCCTGTCCCCTTTTTTTATACTTTAAGAAAGTATACCTTGCCATATAAATGGCAAGGACAAAGGAAAAAAGTACTGAAAAGCGCGCGCTAAGGGAACTGATTTAGCGCGCTTTTCTTGTATAGAGCGGTTTTTTCATGTCAAGCGGGAAATCTGTAAAGTGTTAAGTATGAATGTCGAGCAAAAAGATGCTCCTGGGTCCAAGTAATGACATATTTTTCCAGTACTGGTATTATATAATATGGCCAGGCTGGAATTTTTCTTTTCATAAATCAAAATACCAGGCCATATAGTTGGTAACAGGGTTTCCTTGTCCTGTTTGTGTGGAGGTGCTGCAGTGCCCTTTCAGGTGATATATGTTGACCAGGTGGTTTTGGGTAGTATGGTTATGAATTACGTAATACTTTACACGGTAGGGAAAATAGGCGGAGTGACAAATGTTAGATGGCGTATGGTAATTGCCGCGGCATTGGGGGGAATTTATTCCATAGCGGCTTTTGTGCCAGTATTTTCACCCTTAATGACGGTTTGGTTTAAGACGTTAGCTTCTGTGATTATAATCATTGTTGCTTTTGCACCTCTGCCTCCAATTCGGTTGGCGACATGTTTGGCTTTTTTTTATCTTACTTCCTTCGCTCTGGGGGGCAGTGTGATCGGTATTATGTATTTCCTGGAGGCTCAGGGAGGCGTGGACTCCTTTCCTCAAAGCTTTCCGTCTGTCCTGGAGAGGTACTTTTGGCATGCCATTGTTCTGGCCCTGGGAGTCTTTGGGGCGGCCGGAAAAGGGACGGCACTTCTTTTTAAGCGTCGCTACCGGCAAAGCTTATTTAAAATTCCGCTGGTAATAAAGGTATGCGATAAGCAGGTACAAACAGAAGGTTTTTTAGATTCCGGCAACCAGTTGACTGACCCGCTTACCGGTAACCCTGTAATTGTAGCTGAGTATGAAGTGATTAAAAGCCTACTTCCGCGGGAGTTGATTATATATCTGGATAATAACAGAGAATTGGATCCCGTAAAAGCTATGATGATGATGCAAGACAGTCTATGGGGTGCTAAGTTTAGGTTAATACCCTTCCAATCCCTGGGAAAGGATGCGGGAATGCTTTTAGGGTTTGACCCTGATCAAGTGGAACTTCAGTACGGACATAAAACCATCTGTTCCACTGGGGTTACCGTTGCTATTTGCTTAAAAACATTGAGCCCGGATGCGGATTATAATGTGCTTGTTCATCCGGGGTTGCTGGGTACTGATATTTCGTAATTAAATAGTATTTATTAGAATCGGGGACATTCCCCGAAGGGGTGTGTCCCCTTTCCTTATTGGTAGGGAGGGAAAGATTTGTTTGAACTCTGGAAGTTGAGGTTAATTTTTCGACTTCACCTGGTGCGGGTTTTGCAAAAGCTGGGAATTGAAAAAGAAGTACATTATGTGGGCAGTAGTGAAGCCCTTCCTCCTCCCCTTAGCACTGATGAAGAATACTACCTCATTGATCGCTTAAAAGCAGGGGATCGGGAAGTCAGAAGTGAACTTATTGAGCGCAACTTACGGCTGGTGGTTTACATTGCCCGCAAATTTGAAAATACCGGGATAGGGATTGAAGACCTAGTATCCATTGGTACCATAGGTTTAATCAAAGCGGTTAATACTTTTGACCCATTAAAAAAAATAAAGCTTGCCACTTATGCCTCCCGTTGTATTGAAAACGAAATACTAATGTACTTGCGCCGAAATAACAAGACAAAAAGTGAAGTGTCCTTCGATGAGCCTTTAAATATGGATTGGGACGGCAATGAACTTCTATTATCAGATGTTATGGGAACAGAAAATGATATAATTTATAAATATATAGAAGAGGAAGTGGAAAAGAAGTTACTTTATTTGGCATTGCAGCGCTTAAACGGCAGAGAGCGTAAGATAATGGAATTGCGTTTTGGCCTCAACAGCAGGGAGGAAAAGACTCAGAAAGAAGTCGCGGATATGCTGGGAATTTCCCAATCCTACATTTCCAGGTTGGAAAAACGAATCATCAAAAGACTTAAACGAGAAATAAATAAAATGGAATAATTCTAGCACCCACATTCTTAGAAGATCCGTTGAATAAAACGGGTCTTTTTTTTGGCGTCTGAAGAACAATGTATATTTGCCCTTAGCCGAGGTAATAATGAAAAAAGCCACGAAAAATTCAGCCGGAGGTGGCCCCTTTGCTGGTTAACAAAGTTGAAATATGTGGTGTCAATACATCAAAATTGCCAGTACTTACCGGAGCTAAGATGCGGGAACTATTTGAAACCATGCAAAACGGTGACTATTCAGCCCGTACCCGGCTTATAAGCGGTAATCTCAGGCTTGTTCTGAGTGTGATCCAGCGCTTCACTAACCGTGGTGAATATGTAGATGATTTGTTTCAAGTGGGTTGTATAGGTTTAATGAAGGCCATAGACAACTTTGATCTTTCACAAAATGTAAAGTTTTCTACGTATGCAGTCCCTATGATCATAGGAGAGATTAGAAGATATTTAAGGGATAATAATCCTATCAGGGTCAGCAGATCTCTGCGGGATGTTGCATACAAAGCCTTGCAAGTAAGAGATTCGCTGGTAAACAAACATTCCCGAGAGCCATCGGTTAATGAAATTGCGGGTGAGCTGAAAATGCCCCGGGAAGAGGTTGTTTTTGCTCTGGATGCAATACAAGACCCCATTTCCCTTTTTGAGCCTATTTATCATGATGGTGGAGACCCTATATTTGTTATGGATCAAATCAGTGATGAAAAAAACCAGGATGTAAACTGGCTGGAGGGAATTTCCCTGCGTGATGCCTTAAGCAAACTTTCTGGTCGTGAAAAACACATACTGACGCTCAGATTTTTTGAAGGAAAAACTCAAATGGAAGTGGCCGAGGAAATTGGTATATCACAGGCTCAAGTATCCCGGCTGGAAAAGGCAGCCCTGGGGCATATGAAAAAATTCGTTTAGCAAGGAGCCTCCCTCGCTGACAGAGTTTGTAAACACTGGTGTCGGGAACACTGGGTGGAACAGTAAAAACAAAGTATAAGGTAAAAAGTGGCTGCTGGTTTGCAGCCACTTTTTTGTTTAATCATTGGAACCGGTTCAAATTAAAGGTAGATGTTCATATAAATAAGTTAGGGAGGTGTAAATATTGGTTAAGATCTCCGACTTGCGAATGAGGGAAGTGATCAATGTGGTTGACGGAAGACGTTTGGGGCCGATCAAGGATATTGATATCAATGTTGATGAGGGTAAAATATTGGCTGTAGTATTACCGGGTCACCAGCAACGATTTATGGGGTTTTTCGGTAGAGAAGAGGAGATTGTTGTCCCCTGGGAAAAAATAGTTAAGATCGGTATTGACGTTATTTTAGTTAATCTTTCTTTTAATGACTCGCATCCCCAGCATGTGCAAGGTGGAACAACCGGAAACCAGGGCGAGAAATTCTGGTAGTAATCCAATGCAGGTTAATTAATCTTATGATTAGCCATTTTTATATCATAGAGTTTAGCTTCCAGCCGGTTTGAAATGGTTTGATCGATATCCTTACAGATTCTTTTTA includes:
- a CDS encoding DUF881 domain-containing protein; translation: MAKRSIFASISLVAIVLGLLLAVQFRVSNNFPNGIPRERTQELAGELRQLTGENETLQKEIYDLKLKLEQVNAGRQQAVQAIQSELDKAKIAAGIITVTGPGVEVILDNPQGFDPTLPAELSIIRDDDLLKVVNELRAAGTEALSLNGHRITPITEIRLAGSFINVNTKRVVPPYQILAIGDPDAMEEALTLPGGLLDYLGGDLGIEIKIKKHEELTVPAYSGDLELNYAKQT
- a CDS encoding DUF881 domain-containing protein, with protein sequence MPNKSAFIVLSLACVIVGFFIATQLKIVWDADDPLRLRNLDRPRALAAEIEAAKKHNERLQREVERMRSELDKAMAGQRLVNSKNKLDRIRAFAGLAELEGPGVKVTLNDSQETIKPGDDPNLYVLHDEDVIKVLNELKAAGAEAISMNEQRVIFNTEVRCIGPTVLMNKSARLSPPFVIKAIGDNDTLFSALKMKGGVIDSLKWWGIEVKVEKVEKVTVPPYEGGISFNYAKPAQ
- the sigE gene encoding RNA polymerase sporulation sigma factor SigE → MFELWKLRLIFRLHLVRVLQKLGIEKEVHYVGSSEALPPPLSTDEEYYLIDRLKAGDREVRSELIERNLRLVVYIARKFENTGIGIEDLVSIGTIGLIKAVNTFDPLKKIKLATYASRCIENEILMYLRRNNKTKSEVSFDEPLNMDWDGNELLLSDVMGTENDIIYKYIEEEVEKKLLYLALQRLNGRERKIMELRFGLNSREEKTQKEVADMLGISQSYISRLEKRIIKRLKREINKME
- the ftsZ gene encoding cell division protein FtsZ, producing MLDFEMEMDQFANIKVIGVGGGGNNAVNRMINSGLKGVEFIAVNTDAQALQMALASNKIQVGSKLTKGLGAGANPEIGQKAAEESRDEIEQVLRGADMVFVTAGMGGGTGTGAAPVVAEVAKEVGALTVGVVTKPFTFEGRKRMNQAETGIEELKNKVDTLITIPNDRLLQVVEKHTSIVEAFRIADDVLRQGVQGISDLIAVPGLINLDFADVKTIMKETGSALMGIGSASGDNRAVEAARLAISSPLLETSIEGARGVLLNMTGGGSLGLFEVNEAAEIISQAADSEANIIFGAVIDEQMDEEVRVTVIATGFEEQKPMVKRTEKSDRDVEIKPFANNDDLDIPAFLRRR
- a CDS encoding 3-hydroxyacyl-ACP dehydratase; protein product: MGSRTIGFVVLSGDRIVVSKLEDTGFEPIKTATGLLTGNYNDIVATGYGRHAAAANFDSRVVTEIKAHALGAAFLFNGARTVLDIGGQDTKVILMDEKASVIDFQMNDKCSAGTGKFLEVMSEAMGHTHVSEFGKEALMGSGGVKISSMCTVFAESEAVSLVHRGAKREDIGLALHSSAVDKAAGMLKRIGFKTPLVFTGGVAKNPCIVKLLSERLGVEIFVPREPQLVGALGAALSGSP
- a CDS encoding 2-hydroxyacyl-CoA dehydratase; its protein translation is MGDYRKMWQDLGLDMESHDQLLEVLPPTYHDVYLTQENRPQIMEYFDFVVNENHGLRIEELQQHKSAGGKVIGTFCVFVPEEIIRAAGGICIGLCSGIEIGAGEAEKVLPRNICPLIKSFMGFKLAKVCPYFESSDMVVGETTCDGKKKAFEILNDYVPVHVMETPHMKKDRDRKLWEEEVKDFARHIEEFTGNSISAGSLAQSVRESNDKRRALKRLSELRKRDPVVISGKDCLLIEQIAMYDDVARFTAKVNELCDELEKRLESGVGIFPAGTPRVIVTGTPMAIPNWKVPHIIESSGAVMVAEEMCTGMRYFENEVSEQGTDIDSIINNVAERYLGTNCAVFTPNTGRMERLTELVKEYRADGVIHCALSFCNPYAVEANRVEQVLRQQGIPLLKIETGYDQEDAGQLKTRVEAFVEMIKE
- a CDS encoding FtsQ-type POTRA domain-containing protein; amino-acid sequence: MVYNKMHRRKSKGLWQSLMLVFLFALAAFIIFKSPLFEVERIDVRGNRQVNTERIIAASGLHTGVNIFKVNLKKAQLNLSILPVFQDVLLKRGFPDRIIIDVKERTPVALLPDNDGFMKIDGEKIYIQQSQKVSKELPVITGIDITASGPGKAVSGKGIDAALQVVQELPQELIGILSEVHYQDNGSFVLYTVEGDQCRLGIPVEVKSKGNMFLQVLHELEGTHQRIEYVDLSFTGSPVVKYKSESD
- a CDS encoding YlmC/YmxH family sporulation protein, with the translated sequence MVKISDLRMREVINVVDGRRLGPIKDIDINVDEGKILAVVLPGHQQRFMGFFGREEEIVVPWEKIVKIGIDVILVNLSFNDSHPQHVQGGTTGNQGEKFW
- the sigG gene encoding RNA polymerase sporulation sigma factor SigG; this encodes MLVNKVEICGVNTSKLPVLTGAKMRELFETMQNGDYSARTRLISGNLRLVLSVIQRFTNRGEYVDDLFQVGCIGLMKAIDNFDLSQNVKFSTYAVPMIIGEIRRYLRDNNPIRVSRSLRDVAYKALQVRDSLVNKHSREPSVNEIAGELKMPREEVVFALDAIQDPISLFEPIYHDGGDPIFVMDQISDEKNQDVNWLEGISLRDALSKLSGREKHILTLRFFEGKTQMEVAEEIGISQAQVSRLEKAALGHMKKFV
- a CDS encoding DUF1290 domain-containing protein — translated: MWVGIVLALVGVGIGVLIGLNVPLVLPKAYAVYTSVAVLAAMDSVLGGIRTAIEDKFDHIIFTTGFFTNAMLAAGLVFVGERLGIDLYLAAVVAFGVRLFQNVSLIRRHLLKK